The Oncorhynchus kisutch isolate 150728-3 unplaced genomic scaffold, Okis_V2 scaffold1247, whole genome shotgun sequence genome window below encodes:
- the LOC116365469 gene encoding NUAK family SNF1-like kinase 1, with product MGLSSVPPLMGMDWSPSSPQPHVRACMSAEDLLQLAGFRRGLQTAAGGLHGGKVGTRGTPGSPGDDGSFSLLGDMDDMTQVYQHTLDISSNLT from the coding sequence ATGGGTCTCTCCAGTGTTCCCCCCTTAATGGGAATGGATTGGTCTCCCTCGTCCCCGCAGCCACACGTCAGGGCCTGTATGTCGGCTGAGGATCTACTCCAGCTGGCAGGCTTCAGACGGGGCCTCCAGACGGCTGCAGGGGGGCTCCATGGGGGGAAGGTGGGGACCCGAGGGACACCAGGGTCTCCTGGTGACGACGGCAGCTTCTCTCTGCTAGGGGACATGGATGATATGACCCAGGTCTACCAACACACCCTGGACATCAGCAGCAATCTGACCTAG